Proteins found in one Seonamhaeicola sp. S2-3 genomic segment:
- a CDS encoding LuxR C-terminal-related transcriptional regulator, with translation MDIKEIKGVYKEVFRSYDYPYLEEHIKKIIELDTFLPYNSTFFCVTNTQDLCFEYISKNMTSCLGIKREEMHKGGMEYFWTRIHPDDIKPWLKALNDLMEFTLDTISDVNRKQMSYTWNFRFKNAHGVYVNIVQNTTPIELDINLKPIIGLAHYTVLDSRIKLDITATAKLLNSNNEYETMYFNNFSQKLLTDGISNRERDIIRLLLLHNSSKEIGDKLNISSHTVDTHRRNILKKLKLTSTGELIALMKLNRTII, from the coding sequence ATGGATATTAAAGAGATAAAGGGCGTTTATAAAGAAGTTTTTAGGTCTTATGATTACCCATATTTAGAAGAACATATAAAAAAAATTATAGAATTAGATACCTTTTTACCCTACAATTCTACTTTTTTTTGTGTTACTAATACACAAGATTTATGTTTTGAATATATTAGTAAAAACATGACTTCTTGTTTGGGTATTAAAAGAGAAGAAATGCATAAGGGAGGGATGGAATATTTTTGGACTAGAATTCATCCAGATGATATTAAGCCTTGGTTAAAAGCACTTAATGATTTAATGGAATTTACTCTAGATACCATTTCTGATGTAAACAGAAAGCAAATGAGTTATACTTGGAACTTTAGATTTAAAAATGCTCATGGTGTGTATGTTAATATTGTACAAAATACAACACCCATAGAGTTAGATATTAACTTAAAACCCATTATAGGTTTAGCTCATTACACGGTTTTAGATTCAAGAATTAAGTTAGATATTACGGCAACTGCAAAATTATTAAACAGTAATAATGAGTATGAAACTATGTACTTTAATAATTTTTCACAAAAACTTTTAACAGACGGTATAAGTAATAGAGAACGCGATATTATTAGACTTTTGTTATTACATAATTCTAGTAAAGAAATTGGAGATAAGCTAAATATTAGTTCTCATACGGTAGATACTCATAGGCGCAATATCTTAAAAAAGTTAAAGTTAACCTCTACAGGAGAACTTATTGCTTTAATGAAATTAAATAGAACTATAATATAA
- a CDS encoding NEW3 domain-containing protein, with the protein MFTCTKRLYCFISLLFLTSLFSYHINAQSVSLYTPITKVTVPPGQEINYNIDVINNSSSIKTSNIKILGLPKEWSYQLKSGNWNVEQISTLPKKKERLSLKLNVPLKVDKGVYKFRVIAEGYSSLPLTVTVSKQGVYQAEFTSKQPNIEGASNTTFTYNATLKNSTAIEQVYALKATLPSAGWQATFRANGKQVSSVSVKANQTQSITIEIKPSRYIKAGSYKIPVSARAGNIFTQLELETVITGTYDVTLSTPTNLLSTDATAGDSKKIKLLVTNIGSATINDIELKARTPSKWSVDFEPKEIDQIEAGKSKEIDATINVNDDALSGDYEINFDVKASETSTQQKFRITVHTSILSGWLGILIILIALGGVYYLIKKYGRR; encoded by the coding sequence ATGTTTACATGTACAAAACGTCTGTATTGTTTTATTAGTTTATTATTCTTAACCTCATTATTTTCTTATCATATTAACGCTCAAAGTGTATCATTATACACTCCAATAACCAAAGTAACGGTTCCCCCTGGGCAAGAAATAAACTATAACATTGATGTTATTAACAATAGTAGCTCTATAAAAACTTCAAACATAAAAATATTGGGGTTACCTAAAGAATGGAGTTACCAACTAAAATCTGGCAATTGGAATGTAGAACAAATTTCTACGTTGCCTAAGAAAAAAGAAAGACTATCATTAAAACTAAATGTGCCATTAAAAGTAGATAAAGGTGTATATAAATTTAGAGTTATAGCCGAAGGGTATAGCTCTCTTCCTTTAACCGTTACTGTTTCTAAACAAGGTGTTTATCAAGCTGAATTCACTTCTAAACAACCTAATATTGAAGGCGCATCTAATACAACTTTCACATACAATGCTACTTTAAAAAACAGTACTGCTATAGAACAAGTATATGCCCTTAAAGCAACTTTACCTTCTGCTGGGTGGCAAGCTACTTTTAGAGCCAATGGCAAACAAGTTTCATCTGTAAGTGTAAAAGCTAACCAAACTCAGAGCATTACTATTGAAATAAAGCCTTCAAGATATATTAAAGCAGGCTCTTATAAAATACCTGTTTCTGCTCGGGCTGGTAATATTTTTACCCAATTAGAACTGGAAACTGTTATAACAGGTACTTATGATGTTACTTTATCTACCCCAACTAACCTATTAAGTACAGATGCTACCGCCGGTGATAGCAAAAAAATTAAACTTTTAGTTACAAACATTGGTTCTGCCACTATAAATGACATTGAGTTAAAAGCTAGAACACCTTCAAAATGGTCTGTAGATTTTGAGCCTAAAGAAATAGACCAAATTGAGGCAGGAAAATCAAAAGAAATTGATGCCACAATTAACGTTAATGATGACGCCTTATCTGGTGATTATGAAATTAATTTTGATGTAAAAGCCTCAGAAACTTCAACGCAACAAAAGTTTCGTATTACCGTTCACACATCTATTCTTTCTGGTTGGCTAGGTATTTTAATTATTTTAATTGCTTTAGGAGGCGTTTATTATTTAATAAAAAAGTACGGAAGACGATAA
- a CDS encoding ABC transporter ATP-binding protein: MESIIKLDNLTKKYGSFKAVNQLSLEIYKGEVFGLLGPNGAGKSTTILMMLGLTEPSSGTAWVCGHDATSNPIEVKKNVGYLPDTLGFYNNRTGLENLLYVARLNGISIKKATKKAKQLLERVGLEDSINKNVGTYSRGMKQRLGLADVLIKSPEVIILDEPTLGIDPKGIHDFLHLIRQLSKEDGLTVLLSSHHLHQVQQVCDRVGLFVGGSLIAKGNIPSLSKTLFNEEPYAIEIQLQENHKDNLSTLEQLLHQSNAIQKVSIQQENIIVNCTDDATTNIIKTLVNADFNIKHLHVREYGLDDIYQRYFE; encoded by the coding sequence ATGGAATCCATTATAAAACTGGACAACCTCACCAAAAAGTATGGATCCTTTAAAGCTGTTAACCAATTAAGTCTTGAAATTTATAAAGGGGAAGTTTTTGGACTTTTAGGACCCAATGGTGCAGGAAAATCAACCACTATTTTAATGATGTTAGGCTTAACAGAACCTAGCTCTGGAACTGCTTGGGTGTGCGGACATGATGCTACTTCAAACCCCATTGAAGTTAAAAAAAACGTAGGTTATTTGCCCGACACCTTAGGGTTTTATAACAACAGAACTGGTCTAGAAAATTTACTTTACGTTGCTCGATTAAATGGTATTTCCATTAAAAAAGCAACAAAAAAAGCCAAACAGCTGCTTGAACGTGTAGGGTTAGAAGATAGTATAAACAAAAATGTAGGTACCTATTCCAGAGGAATGAAACAACGGTTAGGTTTAGCCGATGTACTCATTAAAAGTCCTGAGGTTATAATTTTAGACGAACCCACATTAGGTATAGACCCAAAAGGTATACATGATTTTTTACATTTAATTCGACAATTAAGTAAAGAAGATGGGCTTACCGTATTACTTTCTTCACACCACCTACATCAAGTGCAACAAGTATGCGATAGAGTTGGTCTTTTTGTTGGAGGCAGTTTGATAGCTAAAGGAAATATTCCTTCTTTATCAAAAACGCTTTTTAATGAAGAACCTTATGCTATAGAAATTCAGTTGCAAGAAAATCATAAAGATAATTTATCAACTTTAGAGCAACTACTTCATCAATCAAATGCTATTCAAAAGGTTTCTATTCAGCAAGAAAACATTATTGTTAATTGTACTGATGATGCAACTACCAACATAATAAAGACACTTGTAAATGCCGATTTTAATATAAAACATTTACATGTTAGAGAATACGGTTTAGATGATATATACCAACGTTATTTTGAATAA
- a CDS encoding ABC transporter permease, translating to MKIINKLNNPLLNIVREFKSILNKTSTREQSHPFWVMVQKEIADHVRSWRFIILLILIAFTCFGTLYNSMSHLNEALSNSKDPNNMFAFLKLLTATDGSLPSYYVFIGFLGPLLGISLGFDAINSEHNNGSLVRIISQPIHRDYIINAKFTSALIIISTLFFTLSFLFVGFGILVSGLTPNFSEFLRIIAFTLLSILYVAFWLNLSILFSIKFRQAATSALTSIAVWLFFTIFYQILINIIAKAFIPTKGANMAQIFNYKKFFMGIMNISPNQLFTDASTTLLIPSIRSLGPLSFSQTQGAIPSALSLKDSLIIVWPQLTGLIASTVLCFALSYYLFMKREIRA from the coding sequence ATGAAAATTATAAATAAGCTAAACAACCCATTATTGAATATTGTTAGGGAGTTTAAATCTATTTTAAACAAAACATCAACACGTGAACAGTCTCATCCTTTTTGGGTTATGGTACAAAAAGAAATAGCAGACCATGTACGTAGTTGGAGGTTTATAATATTACTTATACTTATTGCTTTTACATGTTTTGGTACTCTATATAATTCTATGAGCCATCTAAATGAAGCTTTAAGTAATAGCAAAGATCCTAACAATATGTTTGCTTTTTTAAAGTTACTTACTGCAACCGATGGAAGTTTACCATCATATTATGTATTTATTGGTTTTTTAGGTCCGTTATTAGGTATTAGCTTGGGCTTTGACGCTATTAATTCTGAACACAACAATGGGTCTTTAGTAAGGATTATATCACAACCCATTCATAGAGACTATATTATTAATGCAAAGTTTACTTCTGCTTTAATAATCATTTCAACACTATTTTTTACTTTAAGTTTCTTATTTGTTGGTTTCGGCATTTTAGTATCAGGATTAACACCCAATTTTAGTGAATTTTTAAGAATAATTGCCTTTACCTTACTAAGCATTTTATATGTAGCGTTTTGGTTAAATTTATCTATTCTTTTCTCTATTAAATTTAGGCAAGCCGCTACATCTGCCTTAACCTCTATTGCTGTTTGGCTATTTTTTACCATATTCTATCAAATTCTGATAAACATAATAGCAAAAGCTTTTATACCAACCAAGGGAGCAAACATGGCTCAAATTTTTAATTATAAAAAGTTTTTTATGGGGATAATGAATATTTCTCCTAATCAATTATTTACAGATGCTTCTACAACTTTATTAATACCTTCTATTAGAAGTTTAGGACCTTTATCATTTAGTCAAACACAAGGCGCTATTCCTTCAGCATTATCTTTAAAAGATAGCTTAATCATAGTATGGCCACAATTAACAGGGCTTATTGCTTCTACAGTGTTGTGTTTTGCTTTATCATATTATCTATTTATGAAACGCGAAATAAGGGCTTGA
- a CDS encoding DKNYY domain-containing protein: MAEPTGIFIEFAIDEKGIKKLLNHKFEKAAYNKKLGYYFCELLYDCNDNPGNVFILNYHVKSNKCFIAYVLNHFEKSLIQPLIGSLQIISSLKSPQTTEYSIISSTFPEVLEAYKITDGKVAQTNQALPSDIVTNLMDRFWSFSENNAFPEPNIALTKRNYFYKNFKNYYKKYLGYIEEIERPHKIAKATKDNPYHLFDNFYTYDNRVFEFRNHTKQIIELPQSDPVSFRDVAGIKADKNFVYNAVLAPNSPPSTIKVGSFTKNNPDAIWQWVIMEGIDGESFNYVKEKWDTVYWKDKNAVFIYKNKELIKLEGADRSSFTYLDFCYGKDNNHIFYLDQVIPIDVNNYTLNKNGFIYDKKNVFHYENQLELDAGTFKVLKYESEVNPFMGEFILEDKNGRYSYNRKRKDELIRPISNP, from the coding sequence ATGGCCGAACCTACAGGGATCTTTATTGAATTTGCAATTGATGAAAAGGGCATAAAAAAACTGCTTAACCATAAGTTCGAAAAAGCTGCTTACAACAAAAAACTGGGGTATTATTTTTGCGAACTGCTATACGATTGCAATGACAATCCGGGTAATGTATTTATCTTAAACTACCATGTAAAGTCAAACAAATGCTTCATTGCCTATGTATTGAACCACTTTGAAAAATCGTTAATACAACCCCTAATAGGCAGCTTGCAAATTATCAGCTCATTAAAAAGTCCCCAAACCACCGAATATTCGATTATATCCTCCACATTTCCAGAGGTGCTCGAGGCTTATAAAATTACCGATGGAAAAGTAGCACAGACCAACCAAGCATTGCCATCGGATATTGTAACTAATTTGATGGATAGATTCTGGTCTTTTTCAGAAAACAATGCCTTCCCCGAACCTAACATAGCCTTGACCAAAAGGAATTATTTTTATAAAAACTTCAAAAACTATTACAAAAAATACCTCGGGTATATCGAAGAAATAGAAAGACCCCATAAAATTGCAAAGGCGACAAAGGATAATCCTTATCATTTATTTGACAATTTTTACACCTATGACAATAGGGTCTTTGAGTTTAGAAATCACACAAAACAAATTATTGAACTCCCTCAATCGGACCCGGTTTCATTTAGGGATGTTGCGGGAATCAAGGCCGACAAGAATTTTGTCTATAATGCGGTACTAGCTCCCAACTCCCCACCAAGTACGATCAAAGTCGGTAGTTTTACCAAAAATAATCCTGATGCCATTTGGCAATGGGTCATTATGGAAGGTATTGATGGGGAGAGTTTTAATTATGTAAAAGAAAAATGGGACACCGTATATTGGAAGGACAAAAACGCTGTGTTCATCTATAAGAACAAGGAACTTATAAAATTGGAAGGCGCAGATCGTTCGTCTTTTACTTATTTGGACTTTTGTTACGGCAAGGACAACAACCACATATTTTATTTAGACCAGGTCATTCCCATTGATGTAAACAATTACACATTAAACAAAAACGGATTTATTTATGATAAGAAAAACGTCTTTCATTATGAAAACCAACTGGAACTGGATGCCGGAACATTTAAGGTTTTAAAATATGAGTCTGAGGTAAATCCGTTTATGGGAGAGTTTATCTTGGAAGACAAAAATGGCCGATATAGTTACAACAGAAAAAGGAAAGACGAGCTAATACGGCCCATAAGCAACCCATAG
- a CDS encoding RagB/SusD family nutrient uptake outer membrane protein, giving the protein MKISNITTKLTFAFIISVVLFNCTDLQEEVIDEVIGGESSNPESAMAAAYGQLANGTFTDHGNVFGLQEYPTDECMLPTRGSDWGDGGKWRALTEFTWGTNNAAVASTWNALTSGITKTLTAIESLQENPDYANYDLFMAEARGLLALYVYNTLDLFNQAPYRDLFSEDKSLVILQADTEIDNLITEVETIIPNLANLGEQQTYNGRFTKQAAYALLADMYLNRAVLKDRYNASSDFNFTEAAVDNDGNDMDKVIYYTSLLINDNFSLESNYFDNFSINNTGGSEIIFAVAQENDNIRRSDNDFAYMSTGRAQKQTPDNRGTNASCVEPEFYYTWDGNHDDPRFHRHYQYSDGTWFMNDGTTGSVPAEDTRKDTGKYIFHFNRGLQVGQQYGPTLDGEGGFNMTTDGRIAISMLYMEKNTTVPMDYTPELNFDNPLEAVFTQDQINRGVRNFKWEFDPNYGNGTSAVDVPLYRLGGIYCMRAEAYFRNNETALALADINTLRTSRTREALFDNAPGVAITSLDEETLYNEIGFEMYWEMYRRKQMIRFGTYDEAYTAKAATDPYLRVYAIPQATIDVTKEITQNFGYITQ; this is encoded by the coding sequence TAGCGTTGTACTTTTTAATTGTACTGACTTACAAGAAGAAGTGATTGACGAGGTTATTGGAGGAGAAAGTTCCAATCCAGAGAGTGCCATGGCTGCTGCTTATGGCCAATTAGCCAATGGTACTTTTACAGATCATGGTAATGTTTTTGGCTTACAAGAATACCCAACCGACGAATGTATGTTGCCCACCAGAGGTAGTGACTGGGGCGATGGCGGTAAATGGAGAGCTTTAACTGAATTTACTTGGGGCACTAATAATGCTGCAGTTGCTTCTACTTGGAATGCTTTAACTAGTGGCATCACAAAAACCTTAACTGCTATAGAATCTTTACAAGAAAATCCTGATTATGCAAACTATGATTTATTTATGGCTGAAGCTAGAGGTTTATTAGCGTTATATGTTTACAATACACTAGACCTTTTTAACCAAGCGCCTTACAGAGATTTATTTTCAGAAGATAAATCTTTAGTTATTCTTCAAGCTGATACCGAGATTGATAATTTAATTACTGAGGTTGAAACTATCATTCCAAACCTTGCAAATCTTGGAGAACAACAAACCTATAATGGTAGGTTTACAAAACAAGCTGCATATGCTTTATTAGCAGATATGTATTTAAACAGAGCTGTATTAAAAGATCGTTATAACGCCAGTTCAGACTTCAATTTTACAGAAGCAGCTGTTGATAATGACGGTAATGATATGGATAAAGTAATTTATTACACCTCCTTATTAATAAATGATAACTTTAGTCTTGAAAGCAATTATTTTGACAATTTCAGTATTAATAACACTGGTGGGTCAGAAATTATTTTTGCTGTAGCTCAAGAAAATGACAACATAAGACGAAGCGATAATGATTTTGCCTACATGTCTACCGGTAGAGCTCAAAAACAAACACCAGATAATAGAGGCACAAATGCATCTTGTGTTGAACCAGAGTTTTATTACACTTGGGATGGTAACCATGACGACCCTAGATTCCATAGACATTATCAATATTCTGATGGAACTTGGTTCATGAATGACGGTACCACAGGAAGTGTTCCTGCAGAAGACACTAGAAAAGACACAGGCAAATACATCTTTCACTTTAACAGAGGCCTACAAGTGGGGCAACAATACGGACCTACACTTGATGGAGAAGGCGGATTCAATATGACTACAGATGGCCGAATAGCTATTAGTATGTTATATATGGAAAAAAACACAACCGTTCCTATGGACTATACACCCGAATTAAATTTTGATAATCCATTAGAAGCTGTATTCACACAAGATCAAATAAATAGAGGTGTTCGTAATTTTAAATGGGAATTCGATCCTAACTATGGAAACGGCACTAGTGCTGTTGATGTTCCTTTATATCGTTTAGGCGGTATATATTGCATGCGAGCTGAAGCTTATTTTCGTAACAATGAAACAGCACTTGCTCTAGCCGATATTAACACGCTTAGAACAAGCAGAACTCGTGAAGCGTTATTTGATAATGCCCCTGGTGTTGCAATTACATCATTAGATGAAGAAACGTTATATAATGAAATTGGTTTTGAAATGTATTGGGAAATGTACCGAAGAAAACAGATGATTCGTTTTGGAACTTATGACGAGGCTTATACAGCTAAAGCTGCCACAGACCCTTATTTAAGAGTCTATGCAATTCCGCAAGCTACAATAGATGTTACCAAGGAAATCACCCAAAATTTTGGATATATCACACAATAG